The Aeromonas encheleia genomic sequence GTACATATGAGGATCGTTATAGAGGGCGGTGAGCTGGTTCATGAAAGTGTCGGTCCAGCCCCGCTCCTGCTCGTTCAAGGCGCCTTCGGCCTGGCGCAGCCGGTCGAAGGCGCAGGCCAGCATGTGGCAGTGTTCCCGATAGACGGTGATCTCGCCGAAGGTGAGAAAGCCCTCCATCTTGCGGCGCGCCTCGCTGCCTGCTGGCAGCTTGGCCACCCAGTCCCGATAGCCGGCAAGAGGGCAGACCAGATCGGCGCTGAGGCAATCGACGATGCCGAGGTGGTGGCCGATGGCGAGGCTGTAGTACATCACCTCCTTCGCCTCCTCGGGCACGTCGAACTGCTCGTCCACAAACTTGCGGGAGAGGCGATAGAAGAACACCTGGTCAGCCATGGGCGACCTCTGCTTTCCCCGCCACCCGGTTGAGGCAGGCGTTGGCCAGGTTGTTGACGATCTCGGAGAGGCGCGGGTCGTCATGCTGGGCAAGGTAGCCCTGGATGCGCAGATCCACGTCCTGCTGGGTGGCCCCCTCCAGCAGTGCCATGAACTCGTCGGCGATGATGCGGCCCTGACGGTAGCCCGCCATGCGGCGCGCCTCGCGCTCTATCATCACCCGGATCTCGCTCGGGATGCCGGTGTGGCGCAGCTCAACCCGCTCGCCCGCCTGCACCTCGTGGCTGGTGGCCTTGAGTTTCTGCTCCAGCAGGCCGAGCGCCACCGCGAAGCCGTAGATGGTGGCGGCCGGGGTGGGCGGGCAGCCGGGGATGTAGACATCCACCGGCACTATCTTGTCGGTGCCGCCCCAGACGCAGTAGAGATCGTGGAAGATGCCGCCGTCACAGCCACAGGCGCCGTAGGCGATGCAGATCTTGGGATCCGGGGCCGCCTCGTAGGCGCGCAGGGCCGGCACCCGCATGGCCCGGGTCACGGCGCCGGTGAACAGCAGGATGTCGGCGTGACGGGGGGAGGCGACCACCTTGATGCCGAACCGCTCGGCATCGAACAGCGGGGTGATGGTGGCGAAGATCTCGATCTCGCAGGCGTTGCAGCCGCCGCAGTCCACCCGATAGACATAGGCCGAGCGGCGAATGTCCTTGAGCAGGGTCTGCTTGAGACGGGTGATTTCCGGATCCTGTGCCAGCGGCACGGCGCGAGTATGGGCATCGCCGACAACGGCTTCTATGCCTTTGATCTTGCTCATCACATCGACTCCTGTTGGGTGAGCGTGGCGGCGCCTGATGCGGGCTGGCTCAGCATGCTCTGTTTGCGTTTGCAGTCGGGGCAGTGGTGCAACCGCTGTGGGTGGGCCAGCGGCTGGGCCGCCAGCGCCAGGGTGTCTTCCACCAGTGCCACCAGCCGGGCCGGGGCAAAGTAGGTGCCGCACAGGGAGCAGGGGGCCAGCGGGAAGCGGGCCTCCTCATAGAGATCGGCCTTGTTGGTCACCGCCAGCTCGAAGTTGGGGGAGAGGGCGATGGCGCGGGTCGGGCACACCTCCTCACAGCGGCCGCAGAAGATGCAGCGAGCGATGGAGAGCTCCCAGCGCCGCTCACCGGTCTCCAGATCGGTCTCCATGATCAGCGCATTGGCCGGGCAGGCCTTGGTGCAGGCGGCGCAGGCGATGCACTTGTCGGCCTGGTATTCGGGCTTGCCGCGAAAATCCCGGTTCACCTCATAGGGGGCGAAGGGGTACTTGGCGGTCGGCGTGCCGGCCCGGAGTATGGTCTTGAACAGCTTGATCATGATGACCCCTTACTTGAGCGGAGAGTTTTTGCGATCGATACCGTAGCGCTCGATCTCCTTGTAGGAGACCACGGTGGACTTGCCCTTCTTGGGATCGACCAGGGTGACCCGATCGGTGCAGGAGTAGCAGGGATCCAGGCTGCCGATGATGAGGGGTGCATCCGCCACCGTATTGCCCCGCAGCATGTAGCGCAGGGCGGGCCAGTTGGCGTAGGTGGCGGCGCGGCAGCGCCAGCGGAACAGCTTCTGGTTGTCCCCGGTCATGCTCCAGTGCACGTTCTCGCCGCGGGGCGCCTCGGTGAAGCCCAGCGCAAACTTGCCCGGCTGATAGGTGAAGCCCTCGGTGAGCAGCGGCCCTTCCGGCAGGTGCTGCAGGCCGAATTCGATCATGTCGAGGGAGTCGTAGAGCTCGTGGATCCGCACCAGCACCCGGGACTGGACGTCGCAGCCCGCCAGGGTCTGGATCTCCATCGGCAGCTCGCGGTAGGCGGCGAAGTCGTGCACCCGGCGCACGTCGCGCTTGAAGCCGCTGGCTCGCACCATGGGGCCGACGCAGCTGAAGTCGCGGGCCACTTGCGGATCGAGCCGGCCTATGCCCACCAGACGGGAGCTGATGTTGGCGGTGTCGAGCAGCATGGCCACCAGGGGCTTGAGCTCGTCGCGCAGTTCGCGCACCAGCTGGGTGCCCTTGATGCGATCCTCCTTGAAGATGTCGCGGCGCACCCCGCCGATGAGGTTGAGGCCATAGGTCTTGCGCGCCCCGGTCAGCAGCTCGGCCAGGGTCATGGATTTCTCCCGCACCCGGAAGAACTGCATGAAGCCGGTGTCGAAGCCGGTGAAGTGGCTCGACAGGCCGATGTTGAGGATGTGGCTGTGCAGCCGCTCCACCTCCAGCAGCACGGCGCGGATCATCTTGGCCCGCTCCGGCACCTGGATGCCCATGGCGTTCTCCACCGAGGTGGTGTAGGCGACGCTGTGGGTGAAGCCGCAGATGCCGCACACCCGATCGGTGAGGAAGGCCACCTCGTTGTAGCCCATGCGGGTCTCGGCCAGCTTCTCCATGCCACGGTGGACATAGAACAGCCGGTAGTCGGCATCGATGATGTCCTCGCCATCCACGAACAGCCGGAAGTGACCCGGCTCGTCCGAGGTGATGTGCAGTGGGCCCACCGGCACTATGCGGTTGGCCTCGTTGCCCAGCTCGTTTACGAAGGGGTAGGTCTCGGTGTCCGTGGTGGGCATGGGGCGCTGGCGGTAATCCATGGCGTCTTTGCGCAGCGGATGGATGTCTTCGGGCCAGTCATCGGGCAGCACCAGCCGGCGCTCGTCCGGCAAACCGACCGCCCGCAGGCCGTACATGTCGCGGATCTCCCGCTCGCCCCACACCGCCGCCGGAATGGTCGGGGTGATGGAGGGGTACTCCTGCGAGGTGGCTTCGACCAGTACCTTGACGGTGATCCAGCTCTTGGTCTCCCCCTCCATGGAGAAGACGTGGTAGACGGCGAAGTGGCCGTTCAGGCTGCGCTCGTCGTTGGCGAAGGAGACCGACAGCCAGCCGCCCAGCTTGTGGAACAGCAGGCTGGTGATGGCCACCAGATCGGTGGGCTTGACGGTCAGGGTGGCCTGATCGACGGTCTGCCACTGCTCGTCGATGATGGCGTGGGGCAGTTGCTGTCGCAGCTGCTGGATGTAGTCGCAACCGATGCGATCCATGATGGCGATGGTCATGCAGTTCTCACTTTAAAATCGGAAAATATGAAATCGGAAAAAGCGGCTGTGGCGGGCATGGCTTATACCCCGACCAGATAGGCGAGCAGGGCCAGCAGGGCCAGCCCCAGGCCATAGCGCGTCAGCTTGTGGGTGCGCACGAACTGGGTGCGGGCCATGGCGTTTTCGATGAGGCCCGCCAGTGCGAAGGCCACCAGCAGCTTGCAGGCGAGGATCAGCGCCGCCACCGCCAGCGCGGGCAGGCTCCAGTCCGCCGCCTTGCCGAAGGGGAGGAAAATCACCAAAAAGAGCTGCACCACCACCAGCTGCTTGAGGCCAAGGCCGAGCTTGAGCAGGGCCAGGCCCGCGCCGGAATACTCGGTGAGCGGCCCCTCTTGCAGCTCCTGTTCGGCTTCCGCACAGTCAAAGGGCAGCTTGCCCATCTCGACGAAGACCGCGAAGGCGCAGGCGGCGCCCGCCAGCAGGGTGGCGACCGGGGCGGCCAGCGGCTGGGTGGCCACGTAGGTGCTGATGTTGCCCAGATCCGAGCTGCCCACCATCATCGCCATGATGAAGCAGGCTAGCACCAGGATGGGCTCGACCAGGATCCCCAGGGTCAGCTCGCGGCGGGCTCCGATCCCGGCAAACATGCTGCCGCTGTCGAGCCCCGCCAGGGAGAAGAAGAAGCGGAAGATGGCGAACAGGTAGATGTCGGTGATGAGATCCCCGGCGATGGGGAAGGGGGATTCATGGGTCAGGGTCGGCAGCGCCATGGCCACCAGCAGCAAGGCGGCGATGAGTACCGCCGGCATCAGGTTGAAGATGATGCCGGCAGGCTCGGGGGTGACCTCCTGGCGGCGCAGCAGTTTCCCGATATCGCGGTAATCCTGCAGCAGGCCGGGCCCCTGGCGTGAGTGCATCTTGGCACGCAGCACCCGGTTGAAGCCGGTGGCGAGCGGAGCCAGCGCCAGCATGGCGATGGCCTGGGTGAGGGCCAGGGCAAGCATGCCCCAGCTTGGCATTTCGAGAGCGGGCATCATTGAACTCCAACAGCCATCAGGATAAAGAGCACCAGCACCAGGCCATGGAGCAGCCAGCCAGCGGGGGACGGCGCCGCGCTCACCCCTTGCAGCGAGCTGGCGAGATCGAGGCGCGGACGCTGCCGATAGAGGGGGGCGCAGATCTGGCGCAGGGTATGGGTGACACCGCCGGAGGTGAGGCTCATGCGCTCCTCATAGGCGTAACCACAGGCCCAGGGAGTGCCGGCGTGACGACGACCCAGCTTGGGCCCTTTGAACAGCGCCAGGATCAGCAGCGGCACCAGCAGCAGGCCGAGCAGGGTGAGGGCAATCACCGGCGGGGAGAGGATCGCCTGAGCGCTATCGAGCGGCAGCAGGGTGGCGCCGGTCGCTACCTGGCTCGCCACTTGCTCGGCGATCAGCGCCTGGCCGTAGCCGTTGACCAGGGGGGCAATCCAGGGGGCGCCCAGCCCCAGCACCAGACAGACCGCCGCCAGCAGCAGGGTGCCTGCCACCATGGTGCTGGGCACTTCGCGGGCCTGACTCGCCTTCTCGCTGCGCGGGGCGCCGCAGAAGCAGATGCCATAGACCTTGACGAAGCACATCACCGCCATGGCGCCGGTCACCGCCAGCATCACCACCGCCAGCGGGGCCACGACCGAGGTGCCGAGCTTGGTCATGGAAAGGAGCGCTTGATAGATGAACCACTCGCTGACGAAGCCGTTCAGCGGCGGCAGCGCCGAGATGGCCATGGCGCCGATGAGGAACGCCAGCGCGGTCCAGGGCATCAGCTTGGCGAGCCCACCCATCTTGTCCATGTCACGGGTGTGGAGGCGGAACATCACGGAGCCGGTGCCCATGAACAGCAGGCTCTTGAAGATGGCGTGGTTGAGCAGGTGATAGAGGGCGCCGAGCAGCCCCAGCACCACCAGGGTCGGTTGCTGATTGGCCAGGCCAATCATGCCGATCCCCATCCCCATCAGGATGATGCCGATGTTCTCCACCGTGTGGTAGGCGAGCAGCCGCTTGAGATCGTGCTCGGCGAGCGCGAACAGCACCCCGAGCACCGCCGAGCAGGCGCCGAAGATCAGCACCATGTAGCCCCACCAGAGCTGGCTGGCGCCGAGAAAATCGATGGCCACCCGCAAGATGCCAAACAGCCCCAGTTTGACCATGACCCCGGACATCAGCGCCGAGATATGGGAGGGGGCGACGGGCTCGGCCACCGGCAACCAGCCGTGCAACGGCACGAAGCCGGCGCGCAGGCCGAAGCCGCAGAAGCTGAGCAGGAACACCAGCGAGGCCAGGGCGCCGCCGAGGTGATGCTCGCGCAGCACGCTGAACTCCAGACTGCCGCTGCCCTGGCAGAGCAGCCAGAAGGCGACCAGCACCAGCGCCATGCCGATGTGGTTCATCACCAGATAGAGGCGGCTCTGCTTGGCGGCGTCCGGGTTGGTCTTGACCAGCCAGTAGCTGGTGAGCGTCACCAGCTCGTAGCTGAGCAGGAAGCCCAGCGCGTTGTCGCACAGCACCATGGCGACCATGGCGAACAGGAAGAGGTTCATCAGCACGCCTATGCTGACGTCCCCCTTGCCCTGGTACTCCTTGATGTAGGCAAAGGAGTAGAGCGCCACCGCCACACCGACCAGCGTGATCACCAAGAGCATCAGCGCCGCCAGCATGTCGAGGTGCACCGAGCCCAGCAGCCAGAGGGCGCCGTCAATGGGGGTGCCCCGCATCAGGGTCTGTCCGGCGACCATGACACCGCAGAGGGATCCCAGCAGGGCGAAGCCGCTGTTGAGGCGGTTGGCGAGGGCGGCACTGTTCAGCAGCCAGCCCGCGGCGGCGCCCAGCAGTGCGCCTGCCAG encodes the following:
- the hyfB gene encoding hydrogenase 4 subunit B, coding for MLPPLLLGTLLLLLAGALLGAAAGWLLNSAALANRLNSGFALLGSLCGVMVAGQTLMRGTPIDGALWLLGSVHLDMLAALMLLVITLVGVAVALYSFAYIKEYQGKGDVSIGVLMNLFLFAMVAMVLCDNALGFLLSYELVTLTSYWLVKTNPDAAKQSRLYLVMNHIGMALVLVAFWLLCQGSGSLEFSVLREHHLGGALASLVFLLSFCGFGLRAGFVPLHGWLPVAEPVAPSHISALMSGVMVKLGLFGILRVAIDFLGASQLWWGYMVLIFGACSAVLGVLFALAEHDLKRLLAYHTVENIGIILMGMGIGMIGLANQQPTLVVLGLLGALYHLLNHAIFKSLLFMGTGSVMFRLHTRDMDKMGGLAKLMPWTALAFLIGAMAISALPPLNGFVSEWFIYQALLSMTKLGTSVVAPLAVVMLAVTGAMAVMCFVKVYGICFCGAPRSEKASQAREVPSTMVAGTLLLAAVCLVLGLGAPWIAPLVNGYGQALIAEQVASQVATGATLLPLDSAQAILSPPVIALTLLGLLLVPLLILALFKGPKLGRRHAGTPWACGYAYEERMSLTSGGVTHTLRQICAPLYRQRPRLDLASSLQGVSAAPSPAGWLLHGLVLVLFILMAVGVQ
- a CDS encoding formate hydrogenlyase maturation HycH family protein gives rise to the protein MADQVFFYRLSRKFVDEQFDVPEEAKEVMYYSLAIGHHLGIVDCLSADLVCPLAGYRDWVAKLPAGSEARRKMEGFLTFGEITVYREHCHMLACAFDRLRQAEGALNEQERGWTDTFMNQLTALYNDPHMYLMVRSR
- a CDS encoding NADH-quinone oxidoreductase subunit B family protein, which codes for MSKIKGIEAVVGDAHTRAVPLAQDPEITRLKQTLLKDIRRSAYVYRVDCGGCNACEIEIFATITPLFDAERFGIKVVASPRHADILLFTGAVTRAMRVPALRAYEAAPDPKICIAYGACGCDGGIFHDLYCVWGGTDKIVPVDVYIPGCPPTPAATIYGFAVALGLLEQKLKATSHEVQAGERVELRHTGIPSEIRVMIEREARRMAGYRQGRIIADEFMALLEGATQQDVDLRIQGYLAQHDDPRLSEIVNNLANACLNRVAGKAEVAHG
- a CDS encoding hydrogenase large subunit, encoding MTIAIMDRIGCDYIQQLRQQLPHAIIDEQWQTVDQATLTVKPTDLVAITSLLFHKLGGWLSVSFANDERSLNGHFAVYHVFSMEGETKSWITVKVLVEATSQEYPSITPTIPAAVWGEREIRDMYGLRAVGLPDERRLVLPDDWPEDIHPLRKDAMDYRQRPMPTTDTETYPFVNELGNEANRIVPVGPLHITSDEPGHFRLFVDGEDIIDADYRLFYVHRGMEKLAETRMGYNEVAFLTDRVCGICGFTHSVAYTTSVENAMGIQVPERAKMIRAVLLEVERLHSHILNIGLSSHFTGFDTGFMQFFRVREKSMTLAELLTGARKTYGLNLIGGVRRDIFKEDRIKGTQLVRELRDELKPLVAMLLDTANISSRLVGIGRLDPQVARDFSCVGPMVRASGFKRDVRRVHDFAAYRELPMEIQTLAGCDVQSRVLVRIHELYDSLDMIEFGLQHLPEGPLLTEGFTYQPGKFALGFTEAPRGENVHWSMTGDNQKLFRWRCRAATYANWPALRYMLRGNTVADAPLIIGSLDPCYSCTDRVTLVDPKKGKSTVVSYKEIERYGIDRKNSPLK
- a CDS encoding formate hydrogenlyase complex iron-sulfur subunit, translated to MIKLFKTILRAGTPTAKYPFAPYEVNRDFRGKPEYQADKCIACAACTKACPANALIMETDLETGERRWELSIARCIFCGRCEEVCPTRAIALSPNFELAVTNKADLYEEARFPLAPCSLCGTYFAPARLVALVEDTLALAAQPLAHPQRLHHCPDCKRKQSMLSQPASGAATLTQQESM
- a CDS encoding respiratory chain complex I subunit 1 family protein, which codes for MPALEMPSWGMLALALTQAIAMLALAPLATGFNRVLRAKMHSRQGPGLLQDYRDIGKLLRRQEVTPEPAGIIFNLMPAVLIAALLLVAMALPTLTHESPFPIAGDLITDIYLFAIFRFFFSLAGLDSGSMFAGIGARRELTLGILVEPILVLACFIMAMMVGSSDLGNISTYVATQPLAAPVATLLAGAACAFAVFVEMGKLPFDCAEAEQELQEGPLTEYSGAGLALLKLGLGLKQLVVVQLFLVIFLPFGKAADWSLPALAVAALILACKLLVAFALAGLIENAMARTQFVRTHKLTRYGLGLALLALLAYLVGV